A genomic stretch from Taeniopygia guttata chromosome 9, bTaeGut7.mat, whole genome shotgun sequence includes:
- the FYTTD1 gene encoding UAP56-interacting factor — protein sequence MNAFGAAAPLPGSSAAAGARHGGGESVEKIDMSLDDIIKLNKKEERKQYSPKIKRGLQQNRAQQFSSQGSKWGMQQQKGYGKNRLGRRKKIAGKKRPYGVITGLAAKKAVGSHKGISPLNRQPLSEKNAQRNYPVLKRKTNLQRQSEMQRKQAPALRRPALLNRRNNIPSTFVRIGNKLNQQKDTRQATFLFRRGLKVQAQVQSTDLDNQTIKRTRQWRTSTTSGGILTVSIDNPGAIISPVSQKLRLTRSPVPPFLMKRDQSEEKKIPKGVPLQFDINSVGKQTGMTLNERFGILKEQRTALSQNKGSRFVTVG from the exons ATGAACGCGTTCGGTGCTGCGGCACCGCTCCCGGGCTCCTCGGCCGCGGCGGGGGCCCGGCACGGCGGCGGCGAGAGCGTGGAGAAGATCGACATGTCCCTGG atGATATAATCAAGCTGaacaagaaagaagagagaaagcaATATTCtcccaaaataaaaagaggaCTTCAGCAGAATCGAGCTCAACAGTTCAGTTCACAAGGCTCCAAGTGGGGAATGCAACAGCAGAAAG GTTATGGCAAGAATCGTTTGGGGCGCAGGAAGAAGATAGCAGGGAAGAAGCGTCCTTACGGAGTCATAACTGGCCTGGCAGCCAAGAAAGCTGTGGGTTCACACAAAGGGATCAGTCCTCTGAACAGACAGCCACTGAGTGAGAAG AATGCTCAGCGGAATTACCCGgtcttgaaaaggaaaacaaacctgCAGAGACAAtctgaaatgcagagaaaacaaGCTCCTGCCCTCAGGAGGCCTGCCCTGCTAAACAGGAG GAATAACATACCATCTACGTTTGTCAGAATTGGAAACAAACTAAATCAGCAGAAAGATACTCGTCAAGCAACTTTCCTGTTTAGAAGGGGTCTGAAG GTGCAGGCCCAAGTGCAGTCAACAGATCTTGATAATCAGACTATAAAGAGAACTCGTCA GTGGCGAACTTCTACCACAAGTGGTGGGATCCTGACTGTGTCTATTGACAACCCAGGAGCAATCATAAGCCCAGT TTCCCAGAAACTGCGATTAACTCGTAGTCCTGTGCCACCGTTTCTGATGAAGAGGGACCAATCTGAAGAGAAGAAGATTCCAAAAGGGGTTCCATTGCAGTTTGATATAAATAGTGTTGGAAAACAG acAGGGATGACGTTGAACGAACGATTTGGGATCCTGAAGGAGCAGAGGACAGCACTGTCTCAGAACAAAGGAAGCCGTTTTGTAACAGTGGGCTAA